One Fundidesulfovibrio terrae genomic window carries:
- a CDS encoding aminopeptidase, producing MNPLEHESKSCWDVYSSKKDLAAMDKLAKRYVEFLTACKTERETMVYVRGRLLEAGFTENVNGKFEGDASFKIFKGKTVFIARKGVKPLSEGFRLLGAHADTPRLDLKQHPIYEDCNVSQAKTHYYGGIRKHQWLARPLALHGVVAKTDGSVVDVVIGENSEDPVFAIPDLLPHLAYKQMEQKVSDAFEAEKLNIIMGHAPQAEEAKGKDGKETNSKASKVKSKVLKLLNDRYGVSESDLYSAELQAVPAGPARFVGLDGSLIGGYGHDDRLCVFAGLEAILAAPKPEHAQIVLFWDKEEIGSEGSTGARSRYFEHCLEDLVDDWEPGARLSRVLHASKAVSADVNAALDPDYQDVHEKMNACLLGHGPTFNKFTGHRGKVGASDAHPEYVAWIRGVMDTAGVPWQMAELGKVDLGGGGTVAKFLAEHCMDIIDFGPPVLSMHSPFELCSKADLYASFKAYQAFLQS from the coding sequence ATGAATCCTCTGGAACACGAATCGAAAAGCTGCTGGGACGTCTATTCCTCCAAGAAGGACCTGGCGGCCATGGACAAGCTGGCCAAGCGCTACGTGGAGTTCCTCACTGCCTGCAAGACCGAGCGCGAAACCATGGTCTACGTGCGGGGGCGCCTGCTCGAGGCCGGATTCACCGAGAACGTGAACGGCAAGTTCGAAGGCGACGCCAGCTTCAAGATATTCAAGGGCAAGACCGTGTTCATCGCCCGCAAGGGCGTCAAACCGCTGTCCGAGGGCTTCAGGCTCCTGGGCGCGCACGCCGACACCCCCAGGCTGGACCTCAAGCAGCACCCCATCTACGAGGACTGCAACGTCTCCCAGGCCAAGACCCACTACTACGGCGGCATCCGCAAGCACCAGTGGCTGGCCCGGCCCCTGGCCCTGCACGGCGTGGTGGCCAAGACCGACGGCAGCGTGGTGGACGTGGTCATCGGCGAGAACTCCGAGGACCCGGTCTTCGCCATCCCGGACCTCTTGCCCCACCTGGCCTACAAGCAGATGGAACAGAAGGTTTCCGACGCCTTCGAGGCCGAGAAGCTCAACATCATCATGGGCCACGCTCCCCAAGCGGAAGAGGCCAAGGGCAAGGACGGCAAGGAGACCAACTCCAAGGCCTCCAAGGTGAAGTCCAAGGTGCTGAAGCTTCTCAACGACCGCTACGGGGTGAGCGAATCCGACCTGTACTCCGCCGAACTGCAGGCCGTGCCCGCCGGTCCGGCCCGCTTCGTGGGCCTGGACGGCTCGCTCATCGGCGGCTACGGCCATGACGACCGGCTGTGCGTGTTCGCGGGGCTGGAAGCCATCCTGGCCGCGCCGAAGCCCGAGCACGCCCAGATCGTGCTCTTCTGGGACAAGGAGGAGATCGGCTCCGAGGGTTCCACGGGCGCGCGCTCCCGCTATTTCGAGCACTGCCTGGAGGACCTGGTGGACGACTGGGAGCCGGGCGCCAGGCTTTCGCGCGTGCTGCACGCCTCCAAGGCCGTATCCGCCGACGTCAACGCGGCCCTGGACCCGGACTACCAGGACGTGCACGAGAAGATGAACGCGTGCCTTCTGGGCCACGGCCCCACCTTCAACAAGTTCACCGGCCACCGCGGCAAGGTGGGGGCCAGCGACGCCCACCCCGAGTACGTGGCCTGGATCAGGGGCGTCATGGATACGGCCGGGGTGCCCTGGCAGATGGCGGAACTGGGCAAGGTGGACCTGGGCGGCGGCGGTACCGTGGCCAAGTTCCTGGCCGAGCACTGCATGGACATCATCGACTTCGGACCGCCGGTGCTCTCCATGCACAGCCCCTTCGAGCTGTGCTCCAAGGCGGACCTGTACGCCTCGTTCAAGGCCTACCAGGCCTTCCTGCAAAGCTGA
- the selA gene encoding L-seryl-tRNA(Sec) selenium transferase has product MNNLFRLLPSMDRVLAVLEGDKALAAAPRPLVREAAQAFLDGLREEIKSGLVTGEAELAFDALSPRIACFARAYARPRLRRVLNATGVVVHTNLGRSVLPESAVAAVVDACRHYSNLEFDLATGQRGSRHSHIEAVLCALTGAEAAMAVNNNAAAVLLTLETLCKGREVVVSRGQLVEIGGSFRVPEVMAKSGAILKEVGATNRTHLRDYEAAIGPDTAALMRVHTSNFRMIGFTKEVPLDELVALGRERGLPVIEDLGSGTLFDFAQAGLPGEPTVREVVAAGADVVTFSGDKVLGGPQAGIIVGKREYVDAIRKNQLARALRLDKMTLAALEAVLRLYLDPEAARREIPTLAMICAAPEELSRKARSLASAVRKAVGGMYDVRVRPGSSRVGGGAFPERDLPTSLVCLYPKDSSLTVDELRARLLDTDPPLVGRVEDDAFCLDPRTLAKDEFPLAARALSQAALKNHA; this is encoded by the coding sequence GTGAACAACCTGTTCCGACTCCTGCCGTCCATGGACCGGGTGCTCGCCGTCCTGGAGGGCGACAAGGCCCTGGCCGCCGCGCCCAGGCCCCTGGTCCGCGAGGCCGCCCAAGCCTTCCTGGACGGCCTGCGCGAGGAGATAAAATCCGGCCTCGTCACCGGCGAGGCGGAGCTGGCCTTCGACGCCCTGTCCCCCCGCATAGCCTGCTTCGCCCGCGCCTACGCCCGGCCGCGCCTGCGTAGGGTGCTGAACGCCACCGGAGTGGTGGTGCACACCAACCTGGGCCGATCCGTGCTTCCCGAGTCGGCCGTTGCGGCCGTGGTGGACGCCTGCCGCCACTACTCCAACCTGGAGTTCGACCTGGCAACCGGCCAGCGCGGCAGCCGCCACAGCCACATCGAGGCCGTCCTGTGCGCCCTCACCGGGGCCGAGGCGGCCATGGCCGTCAACAACAACGCCGCCGCCGTGCTCCTGACGCTCGAGACCCTGTGCAAGGGCCGCGAGGTGGTGGTGTCGCGCGGGCAGCTGGTGGAAATAGGCGGGTCCTTCCGCGTGCCCGAGGTCATGGCCAAGAGCGGCGCGATCCTGAAAGAGGTCGGGGCCACCAACCGCACCCACCTGCGCGACTACGAAGCGGCCATCGGCCCCGACACCGCCGCGCTCATGCGCGTGCACACCTCCAATTTCCGCATGATCGGCTTCACCAAGGAAGTGCCCCTGGACGAACTGGTGGCCCTGGGCCGCGAGCGCGGCCTGCCGGTGATCGAGGACCTGGGCAGCGGCACGCTCTTCGACTTCGCCCAGGCCGGGCTGCCTGGCGAGCCCACGGTGCGCGAGGTGGTGGCCGCCGGGGCCGACGTGGTCACCTTCTCGGGCGACAAGGTGCTGGGTGGGCCACAGGCCGGGATCATCGTGGGCAAACGCGAGTACGTGGACGCCATCCGCAAAAACCAGCTGGCCCGGGCCCTTCGCCTGGACAAGATGACCCTGGCCGCCCTTGAGGCCGTGCTGCGCCTCTACCTGGACCCGGAAGCGGCCCGGCGCGAGATCCCCACCCTGGCCATGATCTGCGCCGCTCCCGAGGAGCTTTCCCGCAAGGCCCGCTCCCTGGCCTCGGCGGTGCGCAAGGCCGTGGGAGGCATGTACGACGTGCGCGTGCGGCCCGGCTCGTCGCGCGTGGGCGGCGGCGCGTTTCCGGAAAGGGATTTACCAACCTCGCTGGTGTGTTTATATCCAAAGGATTCGTCCCTGACCGTGGACGAACTGCGCGCGCGGCTCCTGGACACCGACCCGCCCCTGGTGGGACGCGTGGAGGACGACGCCTTCTGCCTGGACCCGCGCACCCTCGCCAAGGATGAATTTCCCCTGGCCGCCCGGGCGCTGTCCCAGGCCGCCCTGAAGAACCACGCTTAA